TGACAGGTACACAGCCATCTGCAAGCCTCTGCATTACCTAACCATTATGAACTCCAAAACATGCACACTTTTGGTAATAGCTGCTTGGGTCACTGGAGTGATTCATGCTGTGTCTCAGTTTGTTTTTGTCATAAATTTACCCTTCTGTGGCCCCAATAATGTGGGGAGTTTTTATTGTGATTTGCCTAGGGTTATTAAACTTGCATGCATGGACACTTATAGACTAGAATTTGTAGTCACTGCCAACAGTGGCTTTATATCTATGGGCACCttctttttcttaattatttcctaCATCTTTATTCTGGTCACTGTCCAACAACATTCTTCAAATGATTTATCCAAAGCCTTCTTCACCTTGTCAGCTCACATCACTGTAGTAGTGATGTTTTTTGTTCCATGCATGTTTCTCTATGTGTGGCCTTTCCCTACTAGGTCATTGGATAATTTTTTTGCTATTGTGGACTTTGTTGTCACCCCTGTCTTAAATCCTGTCATCTACACTTTAAGAAATAAAGATATGAAATTGGCAATGAGAAGGCTGAGTAGACGGGTTTCAAGTTCTAGGGAGAGGACATAGTACATTTCTTTGACAAGAGCACAGGATGAATATCACAGACTATCAAGATCCCCATGTAAATAATAACACTATGGAatgcatacatttttttatttcctttaaaacTCTTGGGAAGTTTGTAGAACAGAAGCTATTAAAATCAAAGAATTTTATTTCAGATG
This region of Callospermophilus lateralis isolate mCalLat2 chromosome 3, mCalLat2.hap1, whole genome shotgun sequence genomic DNA includes:
- the LOC143393943 gene encoding olfactory receptor 4F6-like, encoding MDQVNASVITEFVLLGLAQSLGMQFFLLFVFSLFYMGIILGNLFIVFTVIFDPHLHSPMYIFLANLSLIDLGLSSTTVPRMISDLFTDYKVISFQDCMIQMFFIHVTGGVEMVLLIAMAYDRYTAICKPLHYLTIMNSKTCTLLVIAAWVTGVIHAVSQFVFVINLPFCGPNNVGSFYCDLPRVIKLACMDTYRLEFVVTANSGFISMGTFFFLIISYIFILVTVQQHSSNDLSKAFFTLSAHITVVVMFFVPCMFLYVWPFPTRSLDNFFAIVDFVVTPVLNPVIYTLRNKDMKLAMRRLSRRVSSSRERT